From a single Fulvivirga ulvae genomic region:
- a CDS encoding bifunctional UDP-N-acetylmuramoyl-tripeptide:D-alanyl-D-alanine ligase/alanine racemase — translation MIDFNSLAGITAGEIVLSEYSGEIKYLITDSRKSFFASGGIFFAISGERHDGHNYIKSLYDKGVRQFVVEKDLEGFHLPDSNLLKVSSSLMALQAVAKAHREQFNVEVVGITGSNGKTIVKEWLFQLIVPYKRAVKNPHSYNSQIGVPLSVWQLNEQHEVGIFEAGISEPDEMEKLEAIIQPTVGIFTNIGSAHDAGFNSRKQKIQEKARLFQHTERVVYCKDHEEIDQYLAGKGFSWGHHVDSDVRIMDVLHNERETVANIRFGSDHVFKIPFIDKASIENCLHCITYMLFKGYDSLSIQEGISKLHKVHMRLEFKKAIHNSYVIDDVYNNDLAGLQIALDFLSHQKQHESKSVIISDILQSVADQEKLYTQVNELLKTANVTKIIGIGPALSRFKKLFDMEAYFYETTADFLKQHDFTSFRDEIILVKGARTFAFERIVRTLEEKIHGTQLEINLDALTNNLNFYRSRMKPETRLMVMVKAFAYGSGSLEVANLLQFHRVDYLGVAYADEGVILRKNGIYLPIMVMNPSEDSFEKLYQYQLEPEVYNFNIFRQLISFLGNRSMKVHLKLDTGMHRLGFEEGDIDQLIGLLQKYPNLEVKSIFSHLAGSDEATHNTFSKEQAAKFERLSGRIIQNLYKRPLRHLVNSPGIVRFPEFHYDMVRLGIGLYGLEANKLEQHRLRPISRLKTIISQIKHIKEGETVGYSRKGLAKEDMQIATIAIGYADGFSRAFSNGVGEVWLHGKKAPVIGNVCMDMTMIDITGIDASEGDEVEVFGEHLTIMEAASKINTIPYEILTNVSQRVKRVYYVE, via the coding sequence ATGATTGACTTTAACAGCCTTGCCGGGATTACTGCCGGAGAAATTGTTTTATCCGAATACTCCGGGGAAATCAAGTACCTCATTACCGATAGCCGTAAATCTTTTTTTGCCAGTGGCGGGATATTTTTTGCCATTAGTGGTGAAAGGCATGACGGTCACAATTACATTAAATCACTCTATGATAAGGGCGTTCGTCAGTTTGTAGTGGAAAAGGATTTAGAAGGGTTCCATCTACCAGATAGTAACTTGTTGAAAGTCAGCAGCAGCCTAATGGCTTTGCAGGCTGTGGCGAAAGCTCATCGTGAGCAATTCAATGTAGAGGTGGTGGGTATAACCGGGAGCAATGGAAAGACCATTGTTAAGGAATGGCTTTTTCAGCTAATCGTACCTTATAAAAGAGCGGTAAAAAATCCTCATAGTTACAATTCTCAAATTGGAGTACCACTTTCGGTATGGCAGCTTAATGAACAACATGAGGTTGGGATTTTTGAGGCAGGTATTTCTGAGCCGGACGAAATGGAGAAACTGGAGGCTATTATTCAGCCTACCGTTGGAATATTTACTAACATAGGTTCGGCCCACGATGCGGGATTTAACTCCAGAAAGCAGAAAATACAGGAGAAAGCCCGGCTATTTCAGCATACAGAACGTGTGGTATATTGTAAGGATCATGAAGAGATAGATCAATACCTTGCCGGGAAAGGTTTTAGCTGGGGGCATCATGTTGACAGTGACGTGAGGATAATGGATGTTCTCCACAATGAACGAGAGACCGTTGCGAACATCAGGTTTGGCTCTGATCATGTTTTCAAAATCCCGTTTATTGATAAGGCTTCAATAGAAAACTGCCTGCATTGTATTACATACATGCTTTTCAAAGGCTATGATTCCTTATCCATCCAGGAAGGTATCAGCAAGCTTCATAAAGTGCACATGAGGCTTGAGTTTAAAAAAGCTATCCACAACAGTTATGTAATAGATGATGTTTACAACAATGATCTTGCGGGTTTGCAGATAGCGCTTGATTTCTTATCGCATCAAAAACAGCACGAGAGCAAATCAGTGATCATTTCCGATATACTTCAATCTGTAGCAGATCAGGAAAAATTGTATACTCAGGTTAACGAATTGCTAAAAACGGCCAACGTAACCAAAATTATAGGTATAGGTCCTGCATTGTCACGCTTTAAAAAGTTGTTTGACATGGAGGCTTACTTTTATGAAACAACGGCGGACTTTCTTAAGCAGCACGACTTTACTTCTTTCAGGGATGAGATTATCCTCGTTAAAGGTGCTCGAACTTTTGCCTTTGAAAGAATTGTAAGGACCCTTGAAGAAAAAATCCATGGTACACAATTGGAAATCAACCTTGATGCACTAACCAATAATCTCAATTTCTACCGGTCTCGAATGAAGCCGGAGACCAGGCTGATGGTGATGGTGAAAGCATTTGCCTATGGAAGTGGTAGCCTTGAGGTAGCCAATCTTTTACAATTCCACAGGGTGGATTATCTGGGTGTGGCCTATGCTGATGAAGGGGTTATCTTGAGAAAAAATGGAATATATCTTCCTATCATGGTAATGAACCCCAGCGAAGATAGCTTTGAAAAGCTTTATCAGTATCAACTGGAGCCTGAGGTGTACAACTTCAATATTTTCAGACAGCTTATCTCTTTCCTGGGAAACCGGTCCATGAAAGTGCACCTAAAGTTGGACACCGGCATGCACCGGCTTGGCTTTGAGGAAGGTGATATAGATCAATTGATTGGTTTATTACAAAAGTATCCGAACCTTGAAGTAAAGAGCATATTCAGTCATTTGGCTGGCTCAGATGAGGCAACGCATAACACTTTCTCAAAAGAGCAGGCGGCAAAGTTTGAAAGGCTCTCTGGCAGGATAATACAGAACCTGTACAAAAGGCCACTAAGACATTTGGTAAACTCCCCTGGCATTGTTCGTTTTCCCGAATTCCATTATGATATGGTAAGGCTTGGCATAGGCTTATATGGTCTTGAGGCAAATAAACTGGAACAACACCGTCTTCGGCCGATTAGCAGGTTGAAAACGATTATCTCTCAAATCAAACATATTAAAGAGGGAGAAACAGTAGGCTACAGCCGAAAAGGCCTGGCTAAGGAGGACATGCAAATTGCCACTATTGCTATTGGTTATGCCGATGGCTTCAGCCGGGCATTTAGCAACGGCGTCGGTGAAGTCTGGCTGCATGGCAAAAAAGCGCCGGTCATAGGAAACGTCTGCATGGACATGACCATGATCGACATCACAGGCATAGATGCGTCAGAAGGAGATGAGGTTGAAGTTTTCGGAGAACACCTGACAATCATGGAAGCAGCCTCAAAGATCAATACCATACCATACGAAATACTTACCAATGTTAGTCAGCGAGTGAAGCGGGTTTATTATGTGGAATAA
- a CDS encoding GNAT family N-acetyltransferase, with product MSKLQIRSLRPVDLTDMYITFLDSFSDYKVPFRLTKEQFVRKFVEKLKIDFALSAGACEDNSLVGFVFTAVNYYEGKLTAYNGGTGVRPANRGKKLTVRMYDFLIPLFQERKIKQCVLEVLTENDRAIKAYRSIGFRETKYFRCFKFDSKNLKVKPPKVNLEIFGVKHPSWDVYERFANQAPSFLDSSLMINDNLASETIVEAYSEGKCVGYAIYQPAFGRISQIGVATEVRGKGVGSSLVKYIQKTSKQKILTVINIQREATNTINFFQSLGFKNQLNQYEMIMPLES from the coding sequence ATGAGTAAACTACAAATCAGAAGTTTGAGGCCGGTCGATTTGACCGATATGTACATTACTTTTCTGGACTCGTTTTCTGATTATAAAGTGCCGTTCAGGTTGACCAAAGAGCAGTTTGTTAGAAAATTTGTTGAGAAGCTCAAAATAGATTTTGCCCTTTCCGCTGGTGCCTGTGAAGATAATTCATTAGTCGGCTTTGTATTTACCGCTGTTAATTACTATGAAGGAAAACTTACGGCATATAACGGAGGAACTGGTGTACGTCCGGCCAACAGAGGTAAAAAGCTTACCGTCAGGATGTATGACTTTTTGATTCCACTTTTTCAGGAAAGAAAGATAAAACAGTGTGTTTTGGAAGTTCTGACAGAGAATGACCGCGCTATAAAAGCATACAGAAGTATCGGCTTTCGGGAAACCAAATATTTCCGGTGCTTCAAGTTTGACTCAAAAAACTTAAAAGTAAAACCTCCAAAAGTAAACCTGGAAATATTCGGCGTGAAGCACCCAAGTTGGGATGTTTACGAACGCTTCGCCAATCAGGCCCCTTCTTTTCTGGATTCATCGCTAATGATCAATGATAACTTAGCCAGTGAGACTATTGTGGAGGCTTACTCTGAGGGTAAATGTGTAGGCTATGCTATTTACCAGCCTGCTTTTGGCAGAATAAGCCAAATTGGCGTTGCAACGGAAGTAAGAGGTAAGGGTGTTGGCTCCAGCCTGGTGAAGTACATTCAGAAAACCAGCAAGCAGAAAATCCTGACCGTGATCAATATCCAGAGAGAAGCCACAAATACCATTAACTTCTTCCAGAGCCTTGGGTTTAAAAACCAGTTAAACCAATATGAAATGATCATGCCGCTGGAAAGCTGA
- a CDS encoding tRNA-binding protein: protein MDQINWNDFDKVQLRVGRIVKVEDFPEARKPAYKVWVDFGEDIGIKKSSAQITHHYTKEMLHNKQVVCVVNFPEKQIGPFLSQILITGFADENGHILLAVPDHEVPNGAKLH, encoded by the coding sequence ATGGATCAGATTAACTGGAACGATTTTGATAAAGTTCAACTCCGTGTTGGGAGGATTGTTAAGGTAGAAGATTTTCCAGAAGCCAGAAAGCCAGCCTATAAGGTTTGGGTAGATTTTGGCGAAGATATTGGTATAAAAAAATCTAGCGCTCAAATTACTCATCACTATACCAAAGAAATGCTTCACAACAAGCAGGTAGTTTGTGTCGTTAATTTTCCAGAAAAGCAGATAGGACCTTTTCTATCTCAAATTCTGATTACAGGTTTTGCGGATGAAAACGGTCATATTCTTTTGGCTGTTCCGGATCATGAGGTTCCGAATGGCGCCAAACTTCACTAG
- a CDS encoding TonB-dependent receptor, translated as MTIRVFTFLIFEVLLFSTCPAFTQGKRDCNTDCSCTISGLVVDASTQEPIPYATVQIKNSEKGVMTNEAGEFQIKELCEKEYDISISHLGYKSFVHHHDIYHPDLIVKLATNDMILESIVIEGSTIETGLESLTESNLSGKELESIKTESLGDVLSNITGVSTLKTGQNVVKPIIHGLHGNRVLIINNGVRHEGQGWGQEHAPEIDAAMADNIALVKGAAAVKYGPDAMGGVIIINPPKMELSTGHLHGTAGVTAASNGRSVNADLLLQQGYRNFAWMGQVSGLYQGDLRTPDYMLTNTGARELSYMFGARFHHKQLDLNLLYSHVQQTLGILRGSVVGNLEDLDIALKADEPYFTRDFSYDINNPRQEVSHDQIRLKGHYNFNDHQLDFQYGFQANTRQEYDVRRGNNNDRPAIDLELFTHTLDLDWKHAPISDWSGTIGVQWLYQDNNNIPGTNTIPFVPNYNNNRFGLYITESRPVGNLEFEVGVRYDYQSNSVAGRDADNNVYRQDLNYQSVTGLVGINTVLGKNTSFRSNFGTAWRPPNIAELYSYGKHEFTIDFGLWRHTTNEFGTPQSISDVLDQDKKPVDNELGFKWVNTFNHTLKGRSLEITAHVNYLKGYLYSKPAGIAATVRGPFPYYVFDQTDAIFFGLDASYILQHSSLWESRVQGTYLQARDISNDDVFVGIPANKIGYKLSFMKPVFGLDQFSAALETNYTFRQYLAPRVITVAEINEANLNGEDLFSEDKSSFDFLPAPNGYLLMNLNLQGTLNQFVFGVQFKNLLNASYRDYTNRLRYFADETGFNMVISARYKF; from the coding sequence ATGACTATTCGTGTATTTACATTTTTGATTTTTGAAGTCCTTTTATTCTCAACATGCCCCGCCTTTACTCAGGGAAAAAGGGATTGCAACACTGACTGCAGTTGTACTATTTCAGGCCTGGTGGTAGATGCCTCCACACAGGAGCCTATCCCTTATGCTACCGTACAAATCAAAAACTCTGAAAAAGGCGTTATGACCAATGAAGCCGGAGAATTTCAGATCAAAGAGCTTTGCGAAAAAGAATATGATATCTCCATTTCTCACTTGGGATACAAGAGTTTTGTACACCACCATGACATCTACCATCCTGACCTCATCGTTAAACTTGCTACCAATGATATGATACTTGAGAGTATAGTGATCGAGGGTAGCACTATAGAAACCGGACTTGAATCACTGACAGAGTCAAATCTATCTGGTAAAGAGCTGGAGAGCATTAAAACAGAATCGCTGGGTGACGTATTGAGCAATATTACCGGTGTTTCTACACTAAAAACAGGGCAGAATGTAGTAAAACCTATCATCCATGGCTTACACGGCAACAGGGTACTGATCATTAACAACGGTGTAAGGCACGAAGGACAAGGTTGGGGTCAGGAACACGCACCTGAAATAGATGCTGCCATGGCGGACAATATTGCCCTGGTTAAAGGAGCCGCTGCGGTAAAATACGGGCCGGATGCCATGGGAGGAGTGATCATCATTAATCCACCCAAAATGGAATTATCAACAGGGCACTTACACGGAACAGCGGGCGTAACGGCCGCAAGCAATGGCAGGTCTGTCAATGCAGATCTGCTGCTACAGCAGGGCTATAGAAACTTTGCCTGGATGGGCCAGGTTTCCGGACTATATCAGGGCGATCTGAGGACTCCCGATTATATGCTAACCAATACCGGTGCCCGTGAATTGAGCTACATGTTTGGTGCCAGGTTTCATCACAAACAGCTCGACCTTAATTTGCTATATAGCCATGTACAGCAAACGCTGGGCATACTGAGGGGGTCTGTTGTGGGCAATCTGGAAGATCTAGATATCGCACTAAAAGCTGATGAGCCGTATTTTACGAGAGATTTCAGCTACGACATCAATAACCCGCGGCAGGAAGTAAGTCATGACCAGATCAGGCTAAAGGGGCATTACAATTTTAATGATCATCAATTAGACTTTCAATATGGCTTCCAGGCCAATACCCGGCAGGAGTATGATGTAAGGCGGGGAAACAATAATGATCGGCCTGCCATAGACCTGGAGCTTTTCACACATACACTGGACCTGGACTGGAAGCATGCACCCATTTCAGACTGGAGTGGCACCATAGGAGTTCAATGGCTGTATCAGGACAATAATAATATCCCCGGCACAAATACCATCCCTTTTGTTCCTAACTACAATAATAACAGGTTTGGCCTCTATATCACAGAATCGCGACCTGTTGGCAACTTGGAGTTTGAAGTAGGCGTGCGGTATGACTATCAGTCGAACTCCGTAGCAGGCCGTGATGCTGACAATAATGTTTACAGGCAAGATCTTAACTATCAAAGTGTAACCGGACTGGTTGGTATAAATACCGTACTAGGCAAAAACACCAGCTTCCGAAGCAATTTTGGTACTGCCTGGAGGCCACCAAATATTGCCGAATTATACAGCTATGGCAAGCATGAATTTACTATTGACTTTGGGCTTTGGCGTCATACTACGAACGAGTTTGGAACACCGCAGAGTATATCCGATGTATTGGATCAAGATAAGAAACCTGTGGATAATGAGTTGGGATTTAAATGGGTAAATACATTTAACCACACCCTAAAAGGTCGAAGCCTTGAGATAACGGCACATGTTAATTACCTCAAAGGGTATCTCTACTCTAAACCGGCCGGAATAGCCGCAACTGTACGAGGGCCGTTTCCTTATTATGTATTTGACCAAACCGATGCGATCTTCTTCGGGTTAGATGCCAGCTATATCCTGCAACATTCCTCCCTATGGGAGTCTCGTGTACAAGGTACATACCTCCAGGCACGTGATATCAGCAATGATGATGTGTTTGTAGGTATTCCTGCTAATAAGATTGGTTATAAACTATCATTTATGAAACCAGTCTTTGGGTTAGATCAGTTTAGCGCTGCCTTGGAGACGAACTACACTTTCAGGCAATACCTGGCACCACGTGTTATAACGGTAGCCGAAATTAATGAAGCCAATCTTAATGGTGAAGACCTCTTTTCAGAAGATAAATCCAGCTTCGACTTCCTGCCTGCACCGAACGGCTACCTGCTTATGAACCTTAACCTGCAAGGCACCCTCAATCAATTTGTCTTTGGTGTTCAGTTTAAGAATCTCCTCAACGCCTCGTACAGGGACTACACCAACCGGTTAAGGTATTTTGCCGATGAAACCGGCTTTAATATGGTGATTTCTGCACGTTATAAATTTTAA
- a CDS encoding HisA/HisF-related TIM barrel protein, with amino-acid sequence MIQIIPSIAINEGKVIRLQQGDFSKEKVYDQSPIDLAKTFEDHGIEVVHLVDLDGARRGQPVNYHILEAIAGYTGLKIDFTGGIHTDGDISKAYEYGASYITAASVAVSRKELFSSWIISYGREKITLGADAINGKIAIRGWQKSTDLDIMDHIEYFYSRGLKYVKTTDISKDGVMQGPAFELYQNIIDQFPDICVLASGGVRSVDDIKRLNDMGVFAVIFGKAFYEGRIKLKELEQFLVKA; translated from the coding sequence ATGATCCAGATAATACCTTCCATAGCGATTAATGAAGGCAAAGTAATCAGATTACAACAGGGAGATTTTTCAAAGGAGAAGGTATATGACCAAAGTCCAATTGATTTGGCCAAGACCTTTGAGGATCATGGTATAGAAGTGGTTCACCTTGTAGACCTTGACGGAGCACGAAGAGGCCAGCCGGTTAACTATCATATACTGGAAGCAATAGCGGGATATACCGGGTTGAAAATTGATTTTACCGGAGGTATCCATACGGACGGAGATATAAGCAAGGCCTATGAATACGGGGCCAGTTATATTACGGCTGCCAGTGTGGCGGTAAGCAGGAAAGAGCTATTCTCCTCATGGATCATCTCATATGGAAGGGAAAAGATCACATTGGGAGCAGATGCCATCAACGGCAAGATAGCTATCAGAGGGTGGCAAAAAAGCACGGACCTCGATATAATGGACCATATTGAATACTTCTACTCCAGAGGTCTGAAATATGTAAAAACAACTGATATCAGCAAAGATGGTGTCATGCAAGGTCCGGCGTTTGAACTATACCAAAATATAATTGATCAGTTTCCCGATATTTGTGTGTTGGCCAGCGGAGGAGTCAGAAGCGTTGATGATATCAAGCGGCTTAATGATATGGGTGTATTTGCAGTAATTTTTGGTAAAGCATTTTATGAAGGACGTATAAAACTTAAAGAACTCGAGCAATTTTTGGTAAAGGCATAA
- the lysA gene encoding diaminopimelate decarboxylase, translated as MEIKNNAYLIQGVDLNKVVKEFDSPVYVYDANKIIDQLTTLKNAFSNQKIRIKYAAKALTNISILKLMKKHGAGVDVVSVQEAKLAVKAGFEPGDILFTPNCVSFEEIQQGVEMGLTINIDNISILEQFGHKYHNSVPCCIRLNPHIMAGGNSKISTGHVDSKFGISIYQLPHLLRVIKTNNIDVIGLHMHTGSDILDAEVFLKIADILYGVARDFPNLEFIDFGSGFKVGYKENDITTNVYDLGVKLSKSFDKFCESYGRKLEMWFEPGKYLVSESGYFLVKANVIKTTPATVFVGVDSGMNHLLRPMMYDAYHEIINISNPKGTQRVYTIVGYICETDTFGWDRKLNEVREGDILAIKNAGAYGFSMASNYNSRYRPAEVLIYEGKAHLIRERETMDDILRNQVEIDI; from the coding sequence ATGGAAATAAAAAACAACGCTTATCTGATACAAGGTGTCGATCTTAACAAAGTAGTTAAGGAGTTTGATTCGCCTGTATACGTTTATGATGCCAACAAGATTATTGATCAGCTAACTACGCTTAAGAATGCATTTAGCAATCAAAAGATCAGGATAAAATACGCAGCTAAAGCGTTGACTAATATTTCTATACTCAAGTTAATGAAAAAGCACGGCGCTGGTGTTGATGTGGTTTCGGTGCAGGAGGCTAAGCTTGCAGTTAAAGCCGGCTTTGAGCCTGGCGATATTCTTTTCACTCCAAATTGCGTGTCGTTTGAAGAGATCCAGCAGGGGGTGGAAATGGGTCTGACCATCAATATTGATAATATTTCGATTCTGGAGCAGTTTGGACATAAATATCACAACAGTGTCCCCTGTTGCATACGGCTGAACCCACACATTATGGCGGGTGGTAATTCTAAAATATCCACCGGACATGTGGATTCCAAGTTTGGTATCTCTATATATCAGCTACCTCATTTGCTGAGAGTAATCAAGACGAACAATATTGATGTGATCGGCCTGCACATGCATACTGGTTCTGATATTCTGGATGCTGAGGTATTCCTGAAAATTGCTGATATACTTTACGGTGTGGCCCGTGACTTTCCTAACCTGGAATTTATTGATTTTGGCAGCGGCTTTAAAGTCGGCTACAAAGAAAATGATATTACTACCAATGTTTATGATCTGGGTGTAAAGCTTAGCAAGTCGTTTGACAAGTTTTGCGAAAGCTATGGCAGAAAACTGGAAATGTGGTTTGAGCCAGGCAAATACCTTGTCAGTGAATCAGGTTATTTTCTCGTTAAAGCCAATGTAATTAAAACTACACCGGCCACCGTTTTTGTGGGTGTGGATTCAGGCATGAACCATCTGCTGCGCCCTATGATGTATGATGCTTACCATGAGATCATAAACATTTCTAACCCAAAAGGAACGCAAAGGGTGTATACTATTGTGGGCTATATCTGTGAGACGGATACTTTTGGCTGGGACCGGAAGCTCAACGAAGTGCGTGAGGGTGATATTCTGGCGATCAAAAATGCAGGGGCTTATGGTTTTAGTATGGCTTCCAACTACAATTCGAGATATCGTCCGGCAGAGGTATTAATTTATGAGGGTAAAGCCCATCTGATCAGGGAAAGAGAGACGATGGACGATATATTGAGAAATCAGGTGGAAATAGATATTTAG